Within Pseudomonas alloputida, the genomic segment CATCGGTATCCGCACCGGCGGCGTCTGGGTTGCCCAGGCCCTGCAGGATGCCATGGGCGACACCAGCCCAATGGGCACCCTGGACGTGTCGTTCTACCGCGACGACTTCAGCCAGAACGGCCTGCACCCACAAGTGCGCCCGTCCGAGTTGCCGTTCGAGGTCGAAGGCCAGCACCTGGTGCTGGTGGATGACGTGCTGATGAGCGGTCGCACCATCCGCGCGGCGCTCAACGAACTGTTCGATTACGGCCGCCCGGCCAGCGTCACCCTGGTCTGCCTGCTGGACCTGGATGCCGGCGAACTGCCGATTCGCCCGAACGTGCTCGGCGCCACCCTGTCGCTGGGCGCCCATGAACGGGTAAAATTGAC encodes:
- the pyrR gene encoding bifunctional pyr operon transcriptional regulator/uracil phosphoribosyltransferase PyrR, which produces MSLPNPAELIRQMAVDLRAHLARRAITEPRYIGIRTGGVWVAQALQDAMGDTSPMGTLDVSFYRDDFSQNGLHPQVRPSELPFEVEGQHLVLVDDVLMSGRTIRAALNELFDYGRPASVTLVCLLDLDAGELPIRPNVLGATLSLGAHERVKLTGPAPLALERQDLASASAL